Proteins co-encoded in one bacterium genomic window:
- a CDS encoding prephenate dehydrogenase/arogenate dehydrogenase family protein, with translation MTAPKLPPFAPVGALLISGLGLIGGSVALAARRVGFADRIIAVGRNEERLRAAKDAGVIDEWSTDEATALPQAHWIVLCKPVELIVDEVEHVLSVARPGAIVTDAGSTKESIVSRAETHHHHHDAQFVGSHPMAGSDKSGWENARADLFDGATSFVTLTKKTHRRAAVRTGLFWEALGSRVVYASPQRHDQIVALISHVPHLVAVALIDQLHRSGEDPNLLRLLAGTGLRDTTRIAQGNPEMWEQICTQNALSIAEMLDRVGGRLHDLARLLREHDTIGLRNCLHRTRDLRKQIGDTPPKG, from the coding sequence ATGACTGCACCGAAGCTGCCACCATTCGCTCCCGTCGGGGCTCTGCTGATCTCCGGACTCGGATTGATCGGCGGATCGGTCGCGTTGGCGGCGCGACGCGTTGGGTTTGCGGATCGCATCATTGCAGTCGGTCGAAATGAAGAACGGCTGCGCGCCGCCAAGGACGCCGGCGTCATCGATGAATGGTCGACCGACGAAGCGACCGCCTTACCACAGGCACACTGGATCGTACTCTGCAAACCCGTCGAGCTCATTGTTGACGAAGTCGAACACGTCCTGTCCGTCGCGCGTCCCGGAGCAATCGTCACCGACGCCGGCAGCACAAAAGAATCGATCGTCTCTCGCGCCGAAACGCATCATCACCACCACGACGCGCAATTTGTCGGCAGTCATCCGATGGCTGGTTCCGACAAGAGCGGTTGGGAGAATGCGCGCGCCGATCTGTTCGACGGCGCGACGTCCTTTGTGACGCTGACAAAGAAGACGCATCGTCGCGCCGCGGTCCGCACGGGGCTATTCTGGGAAGCGCTCGGTTCGCGCGTTGTCTATGCCTCGCCCCAACGCCACGACCAGATTGTCGCGCTGATCAGTCACGTTCCACACCTCGTGGCCGTTGCGCTTATCGATCAACTGCACCGCAGCGGAGAGGACCCGAATCTCCTGCGCCTGTTGGCCGGAACGGGACTGCGCGACACCACTCGAATAGCGCAAGGCAACCCCGAGATGTGGGAGCAGATCTGCACACAGAATGCACTCTCGATCGCCGAGATGCTCGATCGCGTCGGCGGCCGATTGCACGACCTTGCACGGCTCCTGCGCGAGCACGACACCATCGGCCTCCGCAATTGCCTGCATCGCACGCGCGACCTGCGCAAACAAATTGGCGACACCCCACCGAAGGGCTAG
- the aroF gene encoding 3-deoxy-7-phosphoheptulonate synthase yields MIIVMRHGSDQAEISHVVEAIENAGLKVHISQGVERTIIGAIGNEAQISSIPFEAFPGVESATPIVKPYKLAGRELHPKTSAFELAPGVQIGGDELVLMAGPCSVEPGDVMLKSAIGVKAAGAKVLRGGAFKPRTSPYDFQGLGEEGLKLLAEARKETGLAIITEVMDTRDVELVYRYADIFQIGARNMQNFNLLKEVGKTDKPVVLKRGIAATIKEWFMCAEYILAQGNERVILCERGIRSYDPSTRNLFDATAVAIAKAETHLPVIVDPSHAAGTWQWVEPISRAAVAIGADGLIIESHPNPERALSDGAQSLRLEKLADVAKNLKPLAQAIGRSF; encoded by the coding sequence ATGATTATCGTAATGCGCCATGGCTCGGACCAGGCAGAGATCAGTCACGTTGTCGAAGCTATCGAAAACGCGGGACTGAAAGTCCACATCTCGCAGGGTGTCGAGCGCACGATTATCGGCGCCATCGGCAACGAGGCGCAGATCTCGAGCATCCCGTTCGAGGCGTTCCCCGGCGTCGAGTCGGCCACTCCCATCGTCAAGCCATACAAACTCGCCGGCCGTGAGTTGCATCCAAAGACCTCGGCATTCGAATTGGCTCCGGGGGTACAGATTGGCGGCGATGAACTCGTCTTGATGGCCGGCCCGTGCAGCGTCGAGCCCGGCGACGTGATGTTGAAGTCCGCCATCGGGGTCAAGGCCGCCGGCGCAAAGGTCCTCCGCGGAGGTGCGTTCAAGCCTCGCACCTCGCCCTACGATTTCCAAGGGCTCGGCGAGGAGGGACTGAAGCTGCTGGCGGAAGCACGCAAGGAAACCGGCCTCGCCATCATCACGGAAGTGATGGACACCCGCGACGTCGAACTCGTGTATCGATACGCCGACATCTTCCAGATCGGTGCGCGTAACATGCAGAACTTCAACCTGCTCAAGGAAGTCGGGAAGACGGACAAGCCCGTCGTGCTGAAACGCGGTATCGCCGCCACGATCAAAGAGTGGTTTATGTGCGCGGAGTACATCCTTGCCCAGGGCAACGAGCGCGTGATTCTGTGCGAGCGCGGTATTCGCAGCTACGATCCCTCGACGCGCAATCTATTCGACGCGACCGCCGTGGCGATTGCAAAGGCAGAGACCCACCTGCCGGTGATCGTCGATCCCAGCCACGCCGCCGGCACATGGCAGTGGGTTGAGCCCATCTCTCGGGCCGCGGTTGCGATCGGCGCCGATGGATTGATCATCGAATCGCATCCCAACCCCGAGCGCGCTCTTTCCGATGGCGCCCAGAGCCTGCGGCTGGAGAAACTGGCGGACGTGGCCAAGAACCTGAAGCCCCTCGCGCAAGCTATCGGACGAAGCTTCTGA